In Lotus japonicus ecotype B-129 chromosome 5, LjGifu_v1.2, one genomic interval encodes:
- the LOC130718921 gene encoding uncharacterized protein LOC130718921 produces the protein MDNTFAIKVRSEASKLLFAEGFEDICQAHNIADIVRVHYTYTGTGHFNIRIFYDEVTEVNYQVLEDPVDDDDEDFADHDDGYFAWLNVLTKPMVTDGQVLSIPAKYVNTKLKHHPSSLNIILPDESVERWVLKWATERPWQCVFGVGWYDFATNQRLRARDQLVFYKMPQADTYKVVIIRH, from the exons ATGGACAACACGTTTGCAATTAAGGTCAGATCAGAAGCCAGTAAATTGCTTTTTGCGGAAGGTTTCGAAGATATCTGCCAAGCACACAACATTGCTGATATTGTTCGTGTCCATTATACGTATACTGGGACTGGCCATTTCAATATTAGGATATTTTATGACGAGGTCACGGAGGTTAATTATCAAGTGCTAGAGGAtcctgttgatgatgatgatgaggatttTGCAGATCATGATGATGGGTATTTTGCGTGGTTGAATGTGCTCACCAAACCGATGGTCACTGACGGTCAAGTGTTG agCATCCCTGCAAAATATGTGAATACCAAGCTCAAACACCATCCATCATCACTGAATATCATATTACCTGATGAGTCCGTGGAGCGATGGGTTCTGAAATGGGCCACAGAGAGGCCATGGCAATGTGTGTTCGGGGTTGGTTGGTATGATTTTGCTACGAACCAACGTCTCCGTGCTCGTGACCAGTTAGTATTCTATAAGATGCCTCAAGCCGACACCTACAAGGTTGTCATTATCCGCCACTAA
- the LOC130718918 gene encoding uncharacterized protein LOC130718918 — MQPTHFASLPTHARSFHTLLHANRNSMDLPRQFIDSHSHVLENEMVVLFDPVGNVFHCLVTRCGTGVQFEEVFQRICHKHNLEGTSIIHLCHIHDNHYDIRIFGDGEMEINYVGPNNAEPFGRDPIWTIDLTPELCRGDKRLPIPTRILEDHLSHHPTFINMVLPNGYVTEWFLNWDETSYPKCMIGIGWYEYCRASRFSFTDQLKFFKLQAPDTFKVVIVRNN; from the exons ATGCAACCAACACACTTTGCCTCCCTTCCCACTCATGCAAGATCTTTCCACACGCTACTTCATGCAAATCgt AATTCCATGGATTTACCCAGGCAGTTTATAGATTCACATTCACACGTGCTTGAAAATGAGATGGTTGTTTTGTTTGACCCTGTTGGGAACGTTTTCCATTGCTTGGTTACAAGATGTGGAACAGGAGTTCAGTTTGAGGAAGTATTTCAGAGAATTTGCCACAAACATAACTTGGAAGGAACATCTATAATTCATCTCTGTCATATTCATGATAATCATTATGACATACGAATATTTGGTGATGGTGAGATGGAAATAAATTATGTTGGCCCTAATAATGCAGAGCCTTTTGGGCGTGACCCCATATGGACAATAGATCTAACCCCTGAACTTTGTAGAGGTGATAAAAGATTG CCTATCCCAACTCGAATACTAGAAGATCATTTGTCTCACCATCCTACATTCATTAACATGGTGTTGCCAAATGGTTATGTTACTGAGTGGTTTTTGAATTGGGACGAAACGAGCTACCCCAAATGCATGATAGGCATTGGATGGTATGAGTATTGCAGGGCAAGCAGGTTCAGTTTCACCGATCAATTGAAATTTTTCAAGTTGCAAGCGCCTGATACTTTTAAAGTTGTAATTGTTCGAAACAATTGA
- the LOC130718915 gene encoding transcription factor bHLH36-like isoform X1 translates to MNPFHSIDELYFSSANYSLPIQTTTPLTLDQISPDPVMDISDLPCAKDHKSSNIHEIKKWMHRESEKQRRQEISKLCATFRSHLPLAYIKGKRATSDHIHEGTNYIKHLQNNVKKLQDKRDELMKLSNFNHVGSESANFATYVIVHPCLGGIQIKCSYSFKKHAFPLSRVLDIVLKEGLNVINCISTRTDDHRFIHTIQSEGPHFLMNETNYTELQSKLIAAISSSTIVGQEEFDGRGVSYIR, encoded by the exons ATGAACCCTTTCCACTCCATTGATGAACTGTACTTTTCATCTGCTAATTATTCCCTACCAATCCAAACAACCACACCACTAACACTAGATCAGATCTCGCCTGATCCTGTGATGGATATCAGTGATCTTCCTTGTGCAAAAGATCACAAGAGTTCCAATATTCATGAAATAAAGAAGTGGATGCATAGAGAGTCAGAAAAGCAAAGAAGGCAAGAAATATCAAAGCTTTGCGCCACCTTTAGATCCCATCTTCCCTTAGCATATATCAAG GGAAAGCGTGCTACATCTGATCACATACATGAGGGCACGAATTATATCAAACACCTTCAGAATAATGTGAAAAAGTTGCAAGACAAGAGGGATGAGTTAATGAAGTTGTCAAATTTTAATCATGTTGGCTCAGAGAGTGCAAACTTTGCCACCTATGTCATTGTTCATCCTTGTTTGGGAGGCATTCAGATTAAGTGCAGTTACAGCTTCAAGAAACATGCGTTTCCATTGTCAAGAGTGCTGGACATTGTCCTCAAAGAAGGGCTTAATGTGATCAATTGTATTTCCACCAGAACAGATGATCACAGGTTCATTCACACTATCCAATCAGAG GGTCCACACTTTTTGATGAATGAGACTAACTACACTGAACTGCAAAGCAAGCTAATCGCTGCGATATCATCTTCAA CTATTGTAGGTCAAGAGGAGTTTGATGGAAGAGGAGTATCCTACAtcagatga
- the LOC130718915 gene encoding transcription factor bHLH36-like isoform X2: protein MNPFHSIDELYFSSANYSLPIQTTTPLTLDQISPDPVMDISDLPCAKDHKSSNIHEIKKWMHRESEKQRRQEISKLCATFRSHLPLAYIKGKRATSDHIHEGTNYIKHLQNNVKKLQDKRDELMKLSNFNHVGSESANFATYVIVHPCLGGIQIKCSYSFKKHAFPLSRVLDIVLKEGLNVINCISTRTDDHRFIHTIQSEGPHFLMNETNYTELQSKLIAAISSSSQEEFDGRGVSYIR from the exons ATGAACCCTTTCCACTCCATTGATGAACTGTACTTTTCATCTGCTAATTATTCCCTACCAATCCAAACAACCACACCACTAACACTAGATCAGATCTCGCCTGATCCTGTGATGGATATCAGTGATCTTCCTTGTGCAAAAGATCACAAGAGTTCCAATATTCATGAAATAAAGAAGTGGATGCATAGAGAGTCAGAAAAGCAAAGAAGGCAAGAAATATCAAAGCTTTGCGCCACCTTTAGATCCCATCTTCCCTTAGCATATATCAAG GGAAAGCGTGCTACATCTGATCACATACATGAGGGCACGAATTATATCAAACACCTTCAGAATAATGTGAAAAAGTTGCAAGACAAGAGGGATGAGTTAATGAAGTTGTCAAATTTTAATCATGTTGGCTCAGAGAGTGCAAACTTTGCCACCTATGTCATTGTTCATCCTTGTTTGGGAGGCATTCAGATTAAGTGCAGTTACAGCTTCAAGAAACATGCGTTTCCATTGTCAAGAGTGCTGGACATTGTCCTCAAAGAAGGGCTTAATGTGATCAATTGTATTTCCACCAGAACAGATGATCACAGGTTCATTCACACTATCCAATCAGAG GGTCCACACTTTTTGATGAATGAGACTAACTACACTGAACTGCAAAGCAAGCTAATCGCTGCGATATCATCTTCAA GTCAAGAGGAGTTTGATGGAAGAGGAGTATCCTACAtcagatga